One part of the Candidatus Aquiluna sp. UB-MaderosW2red genome encodes these proteins:
- a CDS encoding GIY-YIG nuclease family protein, whose product MSYEAGEIYFVREVSEGEQLSPFVKIGLVKSPRVSATRLSEHQTGNPRRLLIPEGHIVATDAVSLVEAQLHRRYASNRVGGEWFSFESDKQLLQVISDTRALAIDAEKLAFVFVQADNFQKSASNGETVKATDSDLEIATRLADATAKMAFCKKIESDINEKLKEAVREGEDVGTVQNRTYKPKFDEAAFADKHPEVYSKYLELEPFWYSRFLSNKKVEASEGLGAEFELAITEIQSLMSAIGGTSDAYKISEPTMLVTQLKALADWDLKYATAQMKVACGVNEAIEGVCSWKRYQDSKQEFDLKKFTGEHPDFYMEYLTDAVTKEYVLRPRGNART is encoded by the coding sequence ATGAGTTATGAAGCCGGAGAAATATATTTTGTGCGTGAGGTGTCTGAAGGGGAGCAGTTAAGTCCATTTGTAAAAATTGGGTTAGTCAAGTCTCCTCGGGTAAGCGCCACAAGACTAAGTGAACATCAAACAGGGAACCCCAGAAGGTTATTAATCCCTGAAGGTCACATTGTTGCCACCGATGCTGTGTCGCTTGTGGAAGCTCAGTTGCATCGCAGGTATGCCTCTAATCGAGTTGGTGGTGAGTGGTTCTCCTTTGAGTCGGACAAACAACTCCTGCAAGTCATTTCGGATACGCGAGCCCTAGCAATTGACGCTGAAAAGCTGGCATTCGTTTTCGTCCAGGCCGATAATTTTCAAAAAAGTGCTTCCAACGGGGAGACTGTAAAGGCGACTGATTCCGATTTGGAAATTGCAACGAGGCTCGCGGACGCAACGGCGAAGATGGCATTTTGTAAGAAGATTGAATCTGACATAAACGAGAAGCTAAAAGAGGCGGTCCGCGAAGGGGAGGACGTCGGCACAGTCCAAAATCGAACCTACAAACCAAAATTCGATGAGGCCGCCTTTGCTGACAAGCACCCTGAGGTCTATTCGAAGTACTTGGAGTTGGAGCCATTTTGGTACAGCAGGTTCCTTTCCAACAAAAAGGTTGAGGCCTCGGAAGGTCTCGGCGCGGAATTCGAGTTAGCTATTACCGAAATTCAAAGTCTCATGTCTGCCATCGGCGGAACCTCAGACGCATACAAGATTTCGGAGCCGACAATGTTAGTGACGCAGCTTAAGGCCCTTGCGGATTGGGATCTGAAGTATGCAACCGCGCAAATGAAAGTTGCATGCGGAGTGAATGAAGCCATTGAAGGCGTTTGTAGCTGGAAGAGGTACCAAGACTCTAAGCAGGAATTTGACCTAAAAAAGTTCACCGGCGAACATCCTGATTTTTACATGGAGTACCTCACGGATGCAGTTACCAAGGAATACGTTCTTCGACCAAGGGGCAATGCCCGCACATAA
- a CDS encoding ABC transporter substrate-binding protein — protein MIKIKSTAVVALAAASALVLGACASSSDTTGDNEAGTNTESVTAGTLRLAMGSPGEAQIAVWDQVAAQFEIANPGINVEINYVDDDLYQTIGLPNLLSGRDAPDIYFEWAGSRLAERYEGGYAADLTSYMTDGVLSGIWEDSAFSSGEIDGKLLLAPHKADVTNVLWYNVDMFNELGITPPETWSDLMETCKVVSVAGYTPIASGNKDFWAAGNWLGHLTSRVVGEDVYDSALAQRTSFNTPEWVEAFGYIKELADNGCVNESANAIADNEGAQLFFQGEAAMHPIGSWLVSWAIDEAPDLNFDYVNLPAMPNGAGDQGSVIGVVTGYVINEKSPMKDKAAEFLALANNAEFVAKFIDAEAVPLAISAANAELDDRTARLNTMLASSDTIVGPPDTDYDLKVADFFYRAVAAVMGGVSTPEEAAAELAAAIE, from the coding sequence ATGATAAAGATCAAAAGCACTGCAGTGGTTGCCTTAGCGGCAGCGTCTGCCCTAGTTCTCGGAGCATGTGCATCGAGTTCTGACACAACCGGAGATAACGAAGCCGGTACGAATACCGAAAGCGTTACAGCAGGCACATTGCGCTTGGCAATGGGCTCCCCTGGGGAGGCTCAGATTGCTGTTTGGGACCAGGTTGCGGCTCAGTTCGAGATAGCAAACCCTGGTATCAATGTAGAAATTAACTATGTCGATGATGACCTCTACCAGACCATTGGTTTGCCAAACCTGCTTTCGGGTCGTGATGCGCCAGACATTTACTTTGAATGGGCTGGTAGCAGACTTGCCGAAAGGTATGAGGGCGGCTATGCAGCAGACCTAACCTCCTACATGACCGATGGGGTGCTCTCAGGAATCTGGGAAGATTCCGCCTTCTCCTCAGGTGAGATCGACGGCAAGCTCTTGCTAGCCCCTCACAAAGCTGATGTCACCAACGTGCTTTGGTACAACGTCGACATGTTCAATGAGCTTGGCATTACCCCTCCAGAAACTTGGAGCGATCTAATGGAGACCTGCAAGGTAGTTTCTGTCGCAGGCTACACCCCAATTGCTTCGGGCAATAAGGACTTCTGGGCCGCAGGTAACTGGCTTGGGCACCTGACCTCTCGAGTCGTTGGTGAAGATGTCTATGATTCGGCATTGGCGCAGCGCACCTCTTTCAACACACCTGAGTGGGTAGAAGCCTTTGGCTACATCAAAGAGCTTGCCGATAATGGGTGCGTAAATGAAAGCGCGAACGCCATTGCAGACAACGAGGGTGCTCAACTGTTCTTCCAAGGTGAAGCGGCTATGCACCCAATTGGTTCATGGTTGGTTAGCTGGGCAATCGATGAAGCACCGGATCTCAACTTCGACTACGTGAACCTACCCGCAATGCCCAATGGCGCCGGCGATCAAGGCAGCGTTATTGGAGTTGTGACGGGATACGTAATCAACGAAAAGAGCCCAATGAAAGACAAGGCTGCTGAGTTCTTAGCACTAGCAAATAATGCTGAATTCGTGGCTAAGTTCATCGATGCCGAAGCCGTGCCATTGGCGATCTCAGCTGCAAACGCGGAGCTCGACGACAGAACAGCAAGGTTGAACACCATGCTGGCGTCTTCTGACACAATCGTTGGACCGCCAGACACTGACTACGACCTCAAGGTTGCCGACTTCTTCTACCGCGCCGTTGCTGCTGTGATGGGTGGAGTCAGTACTCCCGAGGAGGCAGCAGCTGAACTGGCTGCAGCAATCGAATAA
- a CDS encoding protein O-GlcNAcase → MRSVQKNYLSEEAFAIRGVIEGFYGPPWSHKERLDFLNFMAQHNMNMFIFSPKDEPLLRYEWAKLPSESWTKRVQELRTRSEELGIRFAVAVSPGLSIRYSNEDDRAKLMGKLHFLANMGVRDFGLFLDDIPSALQWPEDQKTYSSLAQAHRSLVLAVHESLSAIEEFSLMVCPETYWGSGKEQYLAELSQGLPSEINIMWTGKSICSATLEAADALTFAETTGRPPLYWDNYPVNDVAMSHELHLGPYERREPALHNTSRGILVNAMQMAEASKIAIATAGDFLADPYGYESEESWVRAIDKITSNPKDAEAFRAFASNSRSSCLSLSDAREVDQALAALEFSNVSGVIEPGIEAITALANKFEDSSAHLLSENFGNQALIDQCRPWLDAFRIGAEMLRHLAKLAQARQLDSVQASELEPNITRLRATGKRVFGDSLDMFVEHLMSESLASAKTPLQNEER, encoded by the coding sequence ATGCGCTCAGTCCAAAAAAATTATCTCTCCGAAGAAGCCTTCGCCATTCGGGGAGTAATCGAGGGATTTTACGGACCCCCTTGGTCCCATAAAGAGCGACTTGATTTTTTGAACTTTATGGCGCAGCACAACATGAATATGTTTATTTTCTCCCCCAAAGATGAGCCCCTTTTGCGCTATGAGTGGGCAAAGCTTCCCAGTGAGTCTTGGACCAAGCGCGTGCAAGAACTTAGAACTCGCTCCGAGGAACTAGGAATTAGGTTTGCAGTAGCCGTCTCACCTGGACTTTCAATTCGATACTCGAATGAAGATGATCGTGCTAAATTGATGGGCAAATTGCACTTCCTAGCCAACATGGGTGTGCGCGATTTTGGCCTGTTTTTGGATGACATTCCGTCCGCGCTCCAATGGCCTGAGGACCAAAAGACCTACAGCTCACTCGCTCAAGCACATCGCTCACTAGTACTTGCCGTGCACGAGTCGCTGAGTGCAATCGAGGAATTCTCCCTAATGGTCTGCCCTGAAACCTACTGGGGATCGGGGAAGGAGCAGTATCTTGCGGAGCTGAGTCAGGGTCTTCCCTCAGAAATTAATATCATGTGGACCGGAAAGTCGATCTGCTCGGCCACGTTAGAAGCGGCTGACGCACTAACTTTCGCCGAAACCACCGGTCGGCCACCGCTTTACTGGGACAACTACCCCGTGAATGATGTTGCGATGTCTCATGAACTACACCTTGGGCCTTACGAGCGCCGAGAGCCTGCACTTCACAACACGAGCCGTGGCATCCTGGTGAACGCAATGCAGATGGCAGAGGCATCCAAGATTGCGATTGCCACTGCTGGTGATTTTCTTGCTGATCCCTATGGTTACGAGTCTGAGGAAAGCTGGGTTCGGGCAATTGACAAAATCACTAGCAATCCAAAAGACGCAGAGGCATTCCGTGCTTTCGCCAGCAACTCCAGGTCTTCATGTCTCTCGCTTAGCGATGCTCGGGAAGTTGACCAAGCACTTGCAGCACTCGAATTCTCAAATGTCTCCGGTGTCATAGAGCCTGGCATTGAGGCAATAACCGCACTCGCAAACAAGTTTGAGGACTCCTCAGCTCATTTATTATCGGAGAATTTTGGCAATCAGGCCTTGATCGACCAGTGCCGTCCTTGGTTGGACGCTTTCAGAATTGGCGCAGAGATGCTGCGTCATTTGGCCAAGTTGGCGCAAGCGCGTCAGCTGGATTCGGTTCAAGCATCGGAGCTTGAACCGAACATTACCCGGTTGCGCGCCACGGGCAAAAGGGTTTTCGGCGACTCTCTAGACATGTTCGTTGAGCATCTCATGAGCGAGTCGCTGGCCAGTGCAAAAACCCCACTACAGAATGAGGAGCGATAG
- a CDS encoding carbohydrate ABC transporter permease — MERPEGAAHMTVTTETTTTQLQRRPKVALRNRVPQLIGTLGLTLIAIIYAFPLVWMTVSGLKTNQQIFREPFALPETWDFSIWIEAWQVGNIGQYALNSTITTSVTVLVILLAGSAAAFAFARYQFRGRGMLMGLLSLGLLLPLQSYFIAQSSMFNALYITNTRWALIIPYIAMGLPLATYLLTVYLKALPDELFEAARMEGANDFTIYRLIAMPLLKPGLATVGIFSALASWNEFLLALLYIQDDALKTIPTGLLAFSSRYVTDYGLLFAALTIITLPMIAIYIAFNKQIVEGLTAGSLK, encoded by the coding sequence GTGGAACGACCAGAAGGAGCTGCGCACATGACAGTGACAACGGAAACGACTACGACTCAATTACAGCGTCGCCCCAAAGTGGCATTGCGCAACAGGGTTCCTCAGCTAATAGGAACGCTGGGTTTAACCCTAATCGCAATCATCTACGCCTTCCCGCTTGTATGGATGACGGTGTCGGGGCTCAAAACCAATCAGCAGATTTTCCGAGAGCCTTTTGCTCTGCCCGAAACCTGGGACTTTTCGATTTGGATCGAAGCCTGGCAGGTTGGAAACATCGGGCAATATGCCCTTAACAGCACCATCACAACCAGTGTCACGGTTCTAGTCATTCTTCTGGCCGGCTCTGCCGCCGCGTTTGCTTTTGCCCGTTATCAGTTTCGCGGCAGAGGAATGCTTATGGGTCTGCTCTCACTCGGCCTGCTGCTGCCATTGCAGTCCTATTTCATAGCGCAAAGCAGCATGTTTAATGCTCTTTATATAACCAACACCAGGTGGGCACTGATAATCCCCTATATCGCCATGGGCCTTCCATTGGCAACCTACCTACTAACCGTCTACCTCAAGGCTCTGCCCGACGAGCTTTTTGAAGCAGCGCGGATGGAGGGAGCAAACGATTTCACCATCTACCGCTTGATTGCCATGCCGCTTCTAAAGCCGGGTCTTGCGACGGTAGGGATCTTTTCAGCGCTCGCATCCTGGAACGAGTTTTTGTTGGCGCTTTTATATATCCAAGACGACGCGCTGAAAACCATACCCACCGGTCTGCTGGCGTTTTCAAGTCGATACGTTACTGATTACGGCCTCTTATTCGCCGCCCTCACAATCATCACCTTGCCCATGATCGCCATCTACATAGCGTTCAACAAACAAATCGTGGAAGGCCTAACTGCAGGCAGTCTCAAGTAA
- a CDS encoding NYN domain-containing protein, which yields MNKKSKASLRRNRTIHLIDIENLCMNSNPTLQQVQQVRSEYFELVKPGPSDLFYVTVSSKNNVQSAVFGWPNAWHGCKEGHDGADILLAKAMLEDDLESRFDGVVIASGDGGLAPFVQSLVSKFKAVLVVSQPSAIALLMARSGSSVRYLKSDFALVI from the coding sequence ATGAATAAAAAGTCAAAGGCTAGTCTGAGAAGAAACCGCACTATCCACCTGATTGACATCGAGAACCTTTGCATGAACAGCAACCCGACTCTTCAACAGGTCCAGCAGGTAAGAAGCGAGTACTTTGAGTTAGTTAAGCCTGGCCCCAGTGATCTGTTTTATGTCACAGTGAGTTCTAAAAACAACGTGCAATCGGCAGTTTTTGGTTGGCCCAATGCTTGGCACGGTTGCAAAGAGGGTCATGATGGGGCCGATATCTTGTTGGCTAAGGCCATGCTCGAGGATGATCTAGAGAGTCGTTTTGATGGAGTAGTTATTGCCAGCGGTGATGGTGGCTTGGCTCCCTTCGTGCAAAGCCTGGTGAGTAAATTCAAGGCCGTACTAGTTGTTTCTCAGCCGAGTGCAATCGCACTTTTGATGGCACGCTCTGGTAGCTCTGTTCGATATCTTAAGTCCGACTTTGCGCTAGTAATCTAA
- a CDS encoding MFS transporter, whose product MSTANLLSVITIQATKARNALWLMFFVMGVVSMAWIPRIPEIKMANGLSDTQFGLVLIASSVGAVFGAQLSGRLIHRFGSRPLMYLAQVIVPLGVILMGLSSSPLVLVIGLFVMGFGYAALDVGGNAQAVAIEKHLAKRYIASFHGMWSVGTLVATLLGAGLSFVMSPAANLIWVASIGLVAFSVISIRLLPPELDEHRGDGSSVTTSSVAWFGKASLPLWILGIGATGTFIAEGSAADWGALLLRDEMNVSVGYYASAFATFALAMIISRFLGDRWLEKFGPYKVVRFLGVVGGTSWGILMLLGIWLSGPFPLLAIILVNTGFFFAGLAIGPMFPAFILGAANLPGVAPSVGIARVGVISIGAYFVGPTVVGVLSDQVTLTYAMLYPVLALILSGYLARALRGTRAVK is encoded by the coding sequence TTGTCAACAGCTAATCTCTTGTCTGTGATCACAATCCAGGCAACCAAAGCGCGCAATGCGCTCTGGTTGATGTTCTTTGTTATGGGCGTGGTGTCTATGGCATGGATACCTAGGATTCCTGAGATAAAGATGGCTAATGGGTTATCTGATACCCAGTTTGGATTGGTGCTTATTGCCAGCTCAGTTGGGGCAGTGTTTGGAGCCCAGCTCTCTGGCCGGCTAATACACCGTTTTGGTTCAAGGCCGCTGATGTATTTGGCTCAGGTGATTGTGCCACTTGGTGTGATTCTGATGGGCTTGAGTAGCTCACCGCTGGTTTTGGTGATCGGGCTTTTTGTGATGGGGTTTGGGTATGCCGCATTAGATGTTGGGGGTAATGCGCAGGCGGTGGCAATTGAAAAGCACTTAGCCAAGCGCTACATAGCTTCTTTTCACGGCATGTGGAGCGTGGGGACACTTGTTGCCACATTGCTTGGAGCCGGTCTTAGTTTTGTAATGTCACCCGCAGCCAACTTGATCTGGGTGGCAAGTATTGGGCTGGTGGCATTTTCGGTAATTTCAATCAGGTTGTTGCCGCCCGAGTTAGATGAACACCGAGGCGATGGTTCTTCGGTCACTACTAGCTCGGTGGCTTGGTTTGGCAAGGCATCATTGCCGCTTTGGATACTGGGTATTGGTGCCACTGGAACCTTTATCGCCGAGGGTTCTGCGGCCGACTGGGGTGCCTTGCTGCTCAGGGACGAGATGAACGTTTCGGTTGGTTATTACGCTTCGGCTTTTGCCACCTTCGCGTTAGCAATGATCATCTCTAGGTTCTTGGGTGACCGCTGGCTCGAGAAGTTTGGCCCCTATAAGGTCGTTAGGTTCTTGGGTGTTGTTGGGGGAACTAGCTGGGGGATTTTGATGCTGTTGGGTATCTGGTTATCAGGACCCTTCCCGCTATTGGCCATCATTTTGGTGAACACCGGGTTCTTTTTTGCAGGGCTAGCGATTGGCCCGATGTTTCCGGCGTTTATATTGGGCGCTGCCAATTTGCCAGGGGTGGCGCCTTCGGTCGGCATTGCCCGAGTTGGGGTTATTTCAATTGGGGCTTATTTTGTCGGGCCCACTGTGGTTGGGGTGCTCTCTGATCAGGTCACTTTGACCTATGCGATGTTGTATCCGGTTTTGGCGCTTATTCTGTCGGGGTACTTGGCAAGGGCGCTTCGAGGCACACGCGCTGTGAAGTGA
- a CDS encoding sugar isomerase domain-containing protein produces the protein MSDTNIGEASIAKEYLRGLQDALGRLLIEQDSSIQLGATLIASTVASGGTIHAFGTGHSHMLAEELFYRAGGLVAVNPIIFDGLLMHHDPLLSTRLERLPGLAKALLDSHDLKGNDVAIIASNSGANAAVCEMAEAMQAAGVPVIAITSLDHATSKDARTSDRLRLHEIAQVVIDNGGVLGDASVHIKGFDKKVAPTSTVIGAAIINAMVAQSVANLVSEGFHPAVYTSSNTEGGDAQNAEYRHTNGQGVV, from the coding sequence GTGAGCGACACAAACATTGGGGAGGCGAGTATCGCCAAGGAATACCTGCGTGGTCTGCAAGATGCCCTCGGCAGGCTGCTGATTGAGCAGGATTCATCGATTCAACTCGGTGCCACTTTAATTGCCAGCACAGTAGCTTCAGGGGGAACAATCCACGCCTTTGGAACCGGACACTCCCACATGCTTGCTGAAGAGCTGTTCTATCGAGCCGGCGGTCTGGTAGCGGTGAACCCGATAATTTTTGATGGCCTCTTGATGCACCACGATCCACTTTTGAGTACCCGGCTCGAAAGGCTCCCGGGTCTAGCAAAAGCACTTTTAGACAGTCACGACCTAAAAGGTAACGACGTGGCAATCATCGCCTCCAACTCTGGTGCAAACGCTGCCGTTTGCGAAATGGCAGAGGCAATGCAGGCTGCGGGTGTGCCGGTAATTGCAATCACAAGCCTCGACCACGCTACATCTAAGGATGCTCGCACCAGTGATCGACTTCGGCTTCACGAAATTGCTCAGGTGGTTATTGATAACGGTGGCGTACTCGGCGACGCCTCTGTGCATATCAAAGGCTTTGACAAAAAAGTCGCACCCACATCAACCGTCATTGGTGCTGCAATTATCAATGCCATGGTCGCGCAGAGTGTGGCCAACTTAGTTTCCGAAGGATTCCACCCCGCTGTCTACACCAGCAGTAATACCGAAGGTGGGGATGCTCAAAACGCTGAGTACCGCCACACTAACGGCCAAGGGGTTGTGTGA
- a CDS encoding carbohydrate ABC transporter permease, giving the protein MKPQKPWVPFLFVAPALTFFVFAVLVPMIATAGFSFTDWNGFGEFNFVGFANYIELASDNIFAKSFTNVFLYILATLVLEVLVGLFLAGLISVQRSGSLWFRVALFAPVMLPMVVVAVLWSFIYNPDFGLVNSVLSAAGLEDFTRIWLGDPDTALWAISLVSGWVFSGFFMVIFYSALQQVPTELSEAARIDGAGEWRIFWSVKIPFIRNAIEVGVLLCITGAFQGFDLFFVLTNGGPFNATEIPTTLLVRTVFRNADVGYGSAMAVVLTLVILIVGWMFLRIRKWNDQKELRT; this is encoded by the coding sequence ATGAAACCGCAGAAACCCTGGGTTCCATTTCTTTTTGTCGCGCCTGCTTTGACATTTTTTGTCTTCGCGGTGTTGGTGCCGATGATTGCGACTGCTGGGTTTAGCTTCACGGATTGGAATGGTTTCGGTGAGTTCAACTTCGTAGGGTTTGCCAACTACATTGAATTAGCCTCCGATAATATTTTTGCAAAATCTTTCACAAACGTTTTTTTATATATCCTGGCTACCTTGGTTCTTGAGGTACTGGTGGGCCTCTTTCTAGCCGGCCTAATCAGCGTTCAAAGATCAGGTTCATTATGGTTCCGCGTTGCTCTCTTCGCCCCGGTAATGCTTCCCATGGTCGTAGTGGCCGTGTTGTGGTCTTTTATCTACAACCCCGACTTTGGATTAGTCAATAGTGTTTTGAGCGCTGCTGGCCTAGAAGATTTCACCCGCATCTGGCTGGGTGACCCAGATACAGCGTTATGGGCAATCAGCCTGGTTTCGGGTTGGGTTTTTTCAGGTTTCTTTATGGTCATTTTTTACTCCGCCTTACAGCAGGTCCCCACAGAACTTTCTGAGGCTGCCAGAATCGATGGCGCCGGCGAGTGGAGAATCTTTTGGAGCGTCAAGATTCCATTCATCCGCAATGCGATCGAAGTAGGAGTGCTGCTTTGCATCACCGGAGCCTTTCAGGGGTTCGATTTATTCTTCGTGCTCACCAATGGCGGCCCCTTTAATGCCACCGAGATTCCAACCACTCTTTTGGTTCGCACCGTGTTTAGAAACGCAGATGTTGGCTACGGATCGGCTATGGCGGTCGTTTTGACGCTGGTGATTCTGATCGTTGGATGGATGTTTTTGAGAATTCGAAAGTGGAACGACCAGAAGGAGCTGCGCACATGA
- a CDS encoding BadF/BadG/BcrA/BcrD ATPase family protein: MSGLVLAVDGGQSGIRMRLSDSKKVIETQGASRLEGDVMTRVHDLVVKAMSQELTKDLDTVVLGLSTSPTAGEDSVRLARKLGESLGARRVLVTDDGVTHHASHFEGLPGIVLAIGTGVACVGVGNKQDAIVSVSGYGYLLGDDGGAFSIGRHALRVVLDARFKDSKSSISQLAQDHFGPLVDLAAEVHSRPRAVNEIAHFALEVLRLADSDEQARQIIDHASGELAQSVQRGIVAAHLAPESAELVWSGRLFAHSPLACESLERALIELIPELKIRQEESNPLQGGVWLGQTADFGPYKNSIQTWGA; this comes from the coding sequence ATGAGTGGGCTTGTGCTGGCCGTGGATGGTGGCCAATCCGGCATCCGAATGCGATTGAGTGATTCAAAAAAAGTGATAGAAACCCAGGGTGCGAGCAGGCTAGAGGGTGATGTCATGACCCGAGTTCACGACCTTGTGGTTAAAGCGATGAGTCAGGAACTCACCAAAGACCTCGACACCGTGGTTTTGGGCCTGAGTACCTCTCCCACTGCTGGCGAGGATTCAGTGAGACTCGCAAGAAAACTTGGCGAATCACTCGGCGCCAGACGTGTCCTAGTAACCGATGACGGGGTCACGCATCACGCATCACACTTTGAGGGCTTGCCAGGAATTGTCCTGGCTATTGGCACGGGCGTTGCGTGTGTTGGGGTCGGTAATAAGCAAGACGCCATTGTCTCGGTAAGTGGCTACGGCTACCTGCTAGGCGATGACGGTGGGGCTTTTTCGATTGGCAGACACGCGTTAAGAGTCGTGCTGGATGCACGCTTCAAAGATTCCAAGAGTTCTATTTCTCAGCTTGCACAAGATCACTTTGGCCCCTTGGTTGATCTTGCCGCCGAAGTTCATTCACGCCCAAGAGCAGTCAATGAAATCGCCCATTTTGCCCTGGAGGTCCTAAGGCTTGCGGATAGTGACGAGCAGGCCCGGCAAATCATTGACCACGCTTCTGGTGAGCTTGCCCAAAGCGTGCAGCGCGGCATAGTGGCTGCTCATCTAGCGCCAGAGAGCGCGGAACTGGTTTGGTCTGGGAGATTATTTGCCCACTCGCCTCTTGCGTGCGAGTCACTGGAGCGTGCCCTCATCGAACTAATTCCCGAGCTGAAAATTCGCCAAGAAGAAAGCAACCCTCTGCAAGGGGGTGTCTGGCTCGGACAGACGGCAGATTTTGGTCCATATAAAAACTCGATTCAGACCTGGGGTGCCTAG